A window from Neobacillus sp. PS3-40 encodes these proteins:
- the nuoI gene encoding NADH-quinone oxidoreductase subunit NuoI, whose product MLGFTKGLKYTLKQLTKQKVTYDYPNKPLPLPDRFRGIQKFNPEKCIVCNQCMNICPTQCINLIGKKHPDPTKKGKIIDTYDINFELCILCDLCTEVCPTEAIVMTNNFELAEFSRDALFKDLQWLDENDENVRKVNKP is encoded by the coding sequence GTGCTTGGATTTACAAAAGGCTTAAAATATACCCTAAAGCAATTAACAAAACAAAAAGTCACTTATGATTATCCAAATAAGCCGCTTCCGCTTCCGGACCGGTTTCGTGGAATCCAAAAGTTTAATCCGGAAAAATGTATCGTGTGCAATCAGTGCATGAACATTTGCCCTACCCAATGTATAAACCTAATAGGTAAAAAGCACCCTGACCCTACTAAAAAGGGTAAAATCATCGATACGTATGATATTAACTTTGAATTATGTATATTATGCGATTTGTGTACAGAGGTGTGCCCGACTGAAGCAATTGTCATGACGAACAATTTTGAGCTTGCAGAATTCAGCCGCGATGCATTATTCAAAGACCTTCAGTGGTTGGATGAAAACGACGAAAATGTACGGAAGGTGAATAAACCATGA
- the nuoH gene encoding NADH-quinone oxidoreductase subunit NuoH, whose translation MMEDLLQSSPSLFNFSIFFIQAVVFLLITLAFVCYGILAERKVMGYMQLRHGPKFLGGKWGLLQTIADVLKLLLKEDIMPRAIDKPLFIIAPVMAFAPSFMVLATIPFTDKFQFADIGIGVLYYVAVSGLTIVGIVTGGWASNNKYALLGAMRAAAQMISYEIPLVMSVIGVILLSGSLNLNDIVETQKHGWFILLQPIGFIVFFISSFAELNRSPFDLSEAESELIAGYHIEYSGFRWAFFMLAEYVYLFAMSSLITVVFLGGWLPPLHALSFIPGSIWFPLKFVVVIFVYIWCRTTFPRMRADQLMEFGWKVLLPISLANIFLTALIKTLFF comes from the coding sequence ATGATGGAAGATTTACTTCAATCAAGTCCAAGTCTATTCAATTTCTCTATCTTCTTTATACAGGCTGTAGTCTTTCTTTTAATTACATTAGCATTTGTTTGTTACGGAATTTTAGCAGAGCGGAAAGTTATGGGTTACATGCAGTTACGTCATGGCCCGAAATTCCTCGGAGGTAAATGGGGACTTTTACAAACGATTGCCGACGTTTTGAAACTCTTACTTAAAGAGGATATTATGCCGAGGGCAATTGATAAGCCATTATTTATAATAGCTCCTGTCATGGCTTTTGCACCATCCTTTATGGTACTTGCTACGATCCCATTCACAGACAAATTTCAATTTGCTGATATCGGGATTGGAGTTCTCTACTATGTTGCAGTATCCGGCTTAACGATAGTTGGGATTGTGACAGGTGGTTGGGCTTCAAATAACAAGTATGCTCTTTTAGGAGCAATGCGGGCAGCTGCTCAGATGATTTCTTATGAAATTCCACTTGTTATGTCTGTTATCGGTGTAATTTTATTATCTGGTAGCTTAAATTTAAATGATATTGTTGAAACTCAAAAACATGGATGGTTTATCTTATTACAACCAATTGGTTTTATCGTATTCTTTATCTCATCCTTTGCTGAATTAAACCGATCCCCGTTTGACCTTTCTGAAGCGGAATCGGAGCTTATTGCTGGATATCATATCGAGTATTCTGGTTTCCGCTGGGCGTTCTTTATGCTTGCAGAGTATGTTTACTTGTTTGCGATGTCTTCGCTAATTACAGTTGTTTTCCTAGGTGGATGGTTGCCTCCACTTCACGCACTAAGCTTCATCCCAGGTTCAATCTGGTTTCCACTTAAATTTGTTGTCGTTATTTTTGTTTACATTTGGTGCCGCACAACGTTCCCACGGATGCGCGCTGACCAATTAATGGAGTTTGGTTGGAAAGTTCTTCTCCCAATTTCATTAGCCAATATTTTCTTAACTGCTTTGATCAAAACTCTCTTCTTTTAA
- a CDS encoding NADH-quinone oxidoreductase subunit C, translating to MSGEKDLDQLKKEAVAKAKAAALAKKQAMLAGGESKQEEKAAAPEVVKEETPASGDDADLAKKKAVAVAKAKAAAAAKAKAAAGGAEAPAPQGGAETPLGDDDLAKAKAIAVAKAKAAAAAKAKAAGGGEASPAADEKAQAIAAAKAKAVAAAKAKAAASTEGATAEPTEAVKISPNQKYLDKYVKVIEENLGKGILEDYYINSLSRDVPTLIAKPDSYFKIAQFLKYNEQLGFNSLTELHGTDFETYMEVYVHLFSYKTRQYVVLKVKLDRDEPTIESIEPIWNGGNWAECEAYDLLGIKFTGHPDLHRIMLGEDWVGYPLRKDYKPYDVEV from the coding sequence ATGAGTGGGGAAAAAGATCTTGATCAGTTAAAAAAAGAAGCCGTTGCAAAGGCAAAAGCAGCTGCGCTTGCGAAAAAACAAGCAATGTTAGCGGGCGGTGAATCTAAACAAGAAGAAAAGGCTGCTGCCCCAGAAGTGGTAAAAGAAGAAACGCCAGCATCTGGAGACGATGCCGACCTTGCCAAGAAAAAAGCCGTAGCGGTAGCGAAGGCAAAAGCAGCCGCCGCCGCAAAAGCGAAGGCAGCAGCAGGCGGAGCAGAAGCACCAGCACCACAAGGTGGAGCAGAAACTCCACTAGGTGATGATGATTTGGCAAAAGCGAAGGCTATAGCTGTAGCCAAAGCAAAAGCCGCCGCAGCAGCGAAAGCAAAAGCAGCAGGTGGTGGAGAAGCATCTCCAGCAGCTGATGAAAAGGCACAAGCAATCGCCGCAGCGAAAGCAAAGGCAGTAGCGGCAGCCAAAGCAAAAGCCGCAGCATCGACAGAAGGTGCTACAGCCGAACCAACTGAAGCGGTGAAGATTTCGCCTAATCAGAAATACCTGGATAAGTACGTAAAGGTGATTGAGGAAAACTTAGGTAAAGGTATATTAGAAGATTATTATATTAATAGCCTATCAAGAGATGTCCCAACCCTTATAGCAAAGCCAGATTCCTATTTTAAAATAGCTCAATTTTTAAAATATAATGAGCAGTTAGGGTTTAATTCTCTAACAGAGCTTCATGGAACTGATTTTGAAACGTATATGGAAGTATATGTTCACTTATTCTCATACAAGACTCGTCAATATGTAGTCTTGAAAGTAAAGCTTGATCGTGATGAACCAACAATCGAATCCATTGAGCCAATTTGGAATGGAGGAAACTGGGCTGAATGTGAAGCATATGATTTACTTGGCATAAAGTTTACAGGGCATCCAGATTTGCACAGGATTATGCTTGGAGAAGATTGGGTTGGCTATCCACTTAGAAAAGATTATAAGCCGTATGATGTGGAGGTGTAA
- the nuoK gene encoding NADH-quinone oxidoreductase subunit NuoK, whose translation MSSIPASAFLALALILFCIGLYGALTKRNAVIVLISIELMLNAVNINLVTFSKYGIAPSITGQIFALFAITVAAAEAAVGIAILFSLYRNRRTVNIDEMNTMKH comes from the coding sequence ATGAGTTCAATTCCCGCTTCAGCCTTCCTGGCACTAGCGTTAATTTTATTCTGTATCGGTTTATACGGTGCCTTGACAAAAAGAAATGCTGTTATCGTTCTGATTTCAATTGAATTAATGCTAAACGCGGTCAACATTAACTTGGTGACCTTTAGCAAGTACGGTATTGCTCCATCTATAACCGGACAAATTTTTGCCTTGTTTGCTATAACAGTAGCAGCTGCAGAAGCAGCAGTAGGCATAGCGATCTTATTCTCGCTTTACCGTAATCGTCGAACAGTTAATATTGATGAAATGAACACAATGAAACATTAA
- a CDS encoding NADH-quinone oxidoreductase subunit B family protein produces MDLKLNDISPQEMQELQRNVFLATLEQVKGWARSNSLYPVTFGLACCAIEMMGVGSSHYDLDRFGSFFRNSPRQSDVMIVSGTVTKKMAPILRRIYDQMSEPKWVIAMGSCATAGGPYVNAYSVVKGVDQIVPVDVYIPGCPPNPAALIYGINKLRDKIRYEAKTGKKVI; encoded by the coding sequence ATGGATTTAAAGTTAAATGATATTTCGCCTCAGGAAATGCAAGAATTGCAAAGAAATGTATTCTTAGCAACGCTAGAGCAAGTCAAGGGATGGGCACGTAGTAATTCACTCTATCCGGTGACATTTGGTCTAGCATGTTGTGCGATTGAAATGATGGGTGTAGGTTCCTCTCATTATGACTTGGATCGGTTTGGTTCATTTTTCCGTAACTCTCCAAGGCAATCAGATGTAATGATTGTATCAGGAACAGTAACAAAAAAAATGGCTCCAATTTTACGCCGTATTTATGATCAAATGTCTGAACCAAAATGGGTAATTGCGATGGGTTCGTGTGCAACTGCCGGAGGTCCTTATGTGAATGCATATTCAGTTGTTAAGGGAGTCGACCAAATCGTTCCTGTGGATGTATACATTCCGGGATGCCCTCCAAACCCGGCCGCTTTAATTTATGGAATCAATAAATTAAGGGATAAGATTCGCTATGAAGCGAAGACAGGGAAGAAGGTGATCTAA
- a CDS encoding NADH-quinone oxidoreductase subunit J gives MTFSGEFLAFMILALVAIIGGVLLLNLKKVIHMVVALVFTFISIAGIYVLLSAEFLAGAQILIYSGAITIIMLFGIMLTNHHAENEATGGRVRKILLFLGVVGFAFAVYIGIYNFDVAQVPTKLYENNTLQIGKALYSKHIIPFEVTSVLLLVSLVGAIVLAKKDEKEADEE, from the coding sequence ATGACATTTTCTGGAGAATTCCTTGCCTTTATGATTCTCGCCTTAGTTGCGATAATTGGTGGAGTGCTGTTATTAAACCTTAAAAAGGTTATTCACATGGTAGTAGCACTTGTATTTACGTTCATTAGTATTGCTGGTATTTATGTACTACTTTCAGCAGAATTTTTGGCTGGTGCTCAAATATTAATTTATTCTGGTGCCATTACCATTATCATGCTGTTTGGGATCATGCTTACAAATCACCATGCTGAAAATGAAGCAACTGGTGGTAGAGTGAGAAAGATCTTGTTATTTTTAGGTGTTGTTGGCTTTGCATTTGCTGTTTATATCGGAATTTACAATTTTGATGTCGCGCAAGTGCCAACCAAACTGTATGAAAATAACACCTTGCAAATTGGTAAGGCCTTGTACTCAAAACACATTATTCCTTTTGAAGTAACTTCGGTTTTACTTTTAGTCTCACTTGTTGGTGCGATTGTTCTTGCAAAAAAAGATGAGAAGGAGGCGGATGAGGAATGA
- the nuoL gene encoding NADH-quinone oxidoreductase subunit L, with protein MMENAWIIPLFPLLSFLILLLFGKRLKEASAYVGILFTLASLVYSILVLIERFSAPNYVAKVDWLTIGDIHLTAGFEVNQLNALMLFIVSLVSFLVHTYSKGYMHGDERFPVFYAYLGMFTFSMLGLVISPNILQTYIFWELVGVGSFLLIGFYFYKEEAKAAAKKAFIMTRIGDVGLFIGMILLFWQTKSFEYDAIFKAVADGSVAQNMITLTAILIFIGAVGKSGQFPLHTWLPDAMEGPTPVSALIHAATMVAAGVYLVAALYPLFLASQTALLTIAVIGGFTAIFAASIGLVQTDIKRVLAYSTVSQLGYMMLALGSGSYVGGVFHLMTHAFFKALLFLAAGSVIHAVHTQEIEEMGGLWKKLRITGPLFLIGALSISGVPLFAGFFSKDEILAAAWEGGHPILFLLALIAAFFTAFYMFRLFFMVFTGEQRSKKEHVHESPASMTFPMILLGILAVVGGYVNTTWFGSFLGDWLTEGNEALVQHGEAPVWIMILASVVSLAGIYFAWLIYGKRSISRNWLSGKGDRLHTILLNKYYVDEFYQLTILTFVKGFSYFLQFIDVYIVEGLVRVVVGFVQGLGLSGSKLQSGQVQTYGAVAFVGLAVLVVIFALTGGYL; from the coding sequence ATGATGGAAAATGCATGGATTATACCGCTTTTCCCGCTATTATCGTTTTTGATCCTTCTTCTATTTGGTAAGCGACTTAAGGAAGCTAGTGCCTATGTGGGGATTCTCTTCACGTTGGCCTCGCTTGTCTACTCAATTTTGGTGTTGATTGAACGTTTTTCAGCTCCAAACTACGTAGCGAAGGTCGATTGGCTTACCATAGGAGATATTCATTTAACAGCGGGCTTTGAAGTGAATCAATTAAATGCATTAATGCTGTTTATTGTATCGCTCGTAAGTTTCTTAGTACATACTTACTCAAAAGGGTATATGCACGGGGATGAGCGATTTCCGGTATTCTATGCCTACTTAGGAATGTTTACATTCTCGATGCTTGGCTTGGTAATTTCACCAAACATCTTACAGACCTATATTTTCTGGGAACTTGTTGGTGTTGGTTCCTTCCTATTAATCGGTTTCTATTTTTACAAAGAAGAAGCAAAGGCTGCTGCAAAAAAAGCATTCATCATGACCCGTATCGGGGATGTTGGATTGTTTATTGGAATGATTCTATTATTCTGGCAGACTAAAAGCTTCGAATATGATGCAATTTTTAAAGCTGTTGCAGATGGATCTGTTGCACAAAATATGATCACTTTGACAGCAATTCTAATCTTTATTGGAGCTGTAGGTAAATCAGGTCAATTTCCGCTACACACATGGTTGCCAGATGCGATGGAAGGTCCGACACCAGTTTCGGCATTAATCCACGCAGCAACAATGGTAGCAGCGGGTGTTTACTTAGTTGCAGCACTATACCCACTCTTTTTGGCAAGCCAAACAGCATTATTAACAATTGCAGTAATCGGTGGTTTCACCGCTATTTTTGCAGCTAGTATTGGCCTTGTTCAAACAGATATTAAGAGAGTCCTAGCCTATTCAACGGTTAGCCAACTTGGCTACATGATGCTTGCTTTAGGTTCTGGCAGCTATGTAGGTGGAGTATTCCACTTAATGACACATGCTTTCTTTAAAGCATTGCTGTTCCTTGCAGCAGGAAGTGTCATTCATGCTGTTCATACACAGGAAATAGAAGAAATGGGCGGGCTTTGGAAAAAGCTCCGCATTACAGGGCCATTATTTTTAATCGGAGCATTGTCGATCAGTGGTGTTCCACTATTTGCAGGATTTTTCAGTAAAGATGAAATTTTGGCTGCTGCATGGGAAGGTGGACATCCAATTCTTTTCTTGCTTGCCTTGATTGCAGCATTCTTTACCGCATTTTATATGTTCCGTTTGTTCTTCATGGTATTTACTGGTGAGCAGCGGAGCAAAAAAGAACATGTCCATGAGTCACCTGCTTCAATGACTTTTCCAATGATTCTGCTTGGAATACTCGCAGTCGTTGGTGGTTACGTCAATACAACATGGTTTGGATCATTCCTTGGTGATTGGCTAACAGAAGGAAACGAAGCACTTGTTCAACATGGTGAAGCTCCCGTATGGATTATGATTTTAGCATCGGTTGTTTCCTTAGCAGGAATATACTTTGCATGGCTTATTTATGGAAAACGCTCTATTTCACGCAATTGGTTAAGTGGAAAGGGAGACAGACTCCATACTATTCTTTTAAACAAATATTATGTAGATGAATTTTACCAATTAACCATTCTTACCTTTGTAAAAGGATTTAGCTACTTCTTACAGTTCATTGATGTATATATCGTCGAAGGTCTTGTAAGAGTAGTAGTTGGATTTGTTCAAGGACTTGGTCTATCTGGTTCCAAATTACAAAGCGGGCAGGTTCAAACGTATGGAGCGGTTGCTTTCGTTGGGCTTGCGGTATTAGTGGTTATCTTTGCTTTAACAGGGGGGTATTTATAA
- a CDS encoding NADH-quinone oxidoreductase subunit A, producing the protein MEHLNLYHNNYLIVVAFLCLGVLLPVVALFLGKLLRPYKPSEEKYTTYESGLEPFHDSRVQFNVRYYMFALMFVIFDVETVFLYPWAVAYDKLGIFALIEMLIFVVMLVIGLVYAWKKKVLRWI; encoded by the coding sequence ATGGAGCATCTAAATTTATACCACAATAACTATCTTATAGTTGTTGCCTTTCTATGTCTTGGGGTGTTGCTGCCAGTAGTGGCATTGTTTTTAGGGAAGCTTCTGCGTCCTTACAAGCCAAGTGAAGAGAAGTATACTACATACGAGAGTGGCCTTGAGCCTTTTCACGATTCTCGCGTGCAGTTTAATGTCCGCTATTACATGTTTGCCCTGATGTTTGTTATTTTTGATGTAGAAACAGTGTTTTTATATCCATGGGCGGTTGCTTACGATAAACTTGGCATTTTTGCATTAATTGAAATGTTGATTTTTGTTGTAATGCTTGTCATTGGTCTTGTTTACGCTTGGAAAAAGAAGGTGTTGAGATGGATTTAA
- a CDS encoding NADH-quinone oxidoreductase subunit M: MGLSSVLSILVFSPLLGIVFLALMPKGKGKAIKVVGFLFTLPALVLSLATYLHYQAGKDLNDFSVSVPWIQFGGFKDTHHLFSVYYELGLSGFSLLLIVLTSIVATLAAIASIYIKKEWKGFFMLFLLLETGMLGVFTAQNMILFFIFFEITLIPTFFLVGKWGYFEKEKAAFSFLIYNGLGSAILLIVIMILFAKTGTTNIDQLHHFINDKNVDMISPLSGQLKMGLFLGLLIAFGVKLPIFPLHTWMLRVHVNAPIPTVMIHSGILLKIGAYGLITFGMGLFPEQFKQVAVLLAILGVINLLYGAFLAFIQTDFKLVLAYSSISHMGIVLIGLAAMNEAGIQGAIFQIMSHGLISALLFFIVGVFYERTDTTDIPSLGGMAHGMPRAAGFLLAGGLASLGLPGMSGFVSEFMAFLGLFQEMPVIAAVGTLGIIMTAAYLLRSVLGITYGKSHRDFNGILDLKGVEFVPVVVLMILIVLIGVYPSILSTPLRATLDTIMLGLGG, translated from the coding sequence ATGGGCTTATCTTCTGTTCTTTCGATCCTGGTATTCTCCCCTTTACTAGGAATTGTGTTTTTAGCTTTAATGCCAAAAGGTAAGGGAAAAGCAATTAAAGTAGTTGGCTTTCTATTTACATTACCGGCCCTAGTACTTTCGCTTGCAACCTATTTACATTATCAGGCGGGCAAGGATCTCAATGATTTTTCCGTTTCGGTTCCATGGATCCAATTCGGAGGTTTTAAAGACACTCATCATTTATTCTCAGTCTACTATGAACTTGGACTTAGTGGCTTTTCATTGCTATTAATTGTTCTAACTTCAATAGTTGCTACATTGGCGGCGATTGCTTCCATTTATATTAAAAAAGAGTGGAAAGGCTTCTTCATGCTATTCCTGCTTTTAGAAACAGGAATGCTAGGCGTCTTTACAGCTCAAAACATGATTTTGTTCTTTATCTTTTTCGAAATTACTCTCATTCCAACCTTCTTCTTAGTCGGAAAATGGGGTTATTTTGAAAAAGAAAAGGCTGCCTTTAGCTTTTTAATCTACAACGGCTTAGGTTCAGCAATTCTATTAATCGTGATCATGATTCTGTTTGCAAAAACAGGAACAACAAATATCGATCAATTGCATCACTTTATTAATGATAAAAATGTTGATATGATCTCGCCATTGTCAGGTCAATTGAAGATGGGCTTGTTCCTTGGACTATTGATTGCATTTGGTGTTAAATTACCGATTTTCCCATTGCATACATGGATGCTGCGTGTTCACGTAAATGCGCCAATTCCAACTGTTATGATCCACTCTGGTATTCTATTAAAAATCGGTGCTTACGGTTTAATTACTTTTGGAATGGGACTTTTCCCAGAACAATTTAAACAAGTAGCTGTTCTACTAGCTATTCTGGGCGTCATTAACCTGCTTTATGGTGCTTTCCTTGCTTTCATCCAAACGGATTTCAAATTGGTGCTTGCTTATTCATCTATTTCCCATATGGGAATTGTGTTGATTGGGCTTGCGGCTATGAATGAAGCTGGAATTCAAGGTGCTATATTCCAAATTATGTCTCACGGTTTAATATCCGCATTGCTGTTCTTCATTGTTGGAGTCTTTTATGAGCGTACGGATACAACAGATATTCCAAGTCTAGGCGGAATGGCACATGGAATGCCACGTGCAGCTGGATTTTTACTAGCAGGTGGATTAGCATCTCTTGGTTTGCCGGGTATGTCCGGCTTTGTCAGTGAATTTATGGCATTCTTAGGGCTATTTCAAGAAATGCCAGTTATTGCTGCAGTTGGAACGCTTGGAATTATCATGACAGCAGCATACTTGCTTCGGTCGGTGCTTGGAATTACGTATGGTAAATCGCATCGTGATTTTAACGGAATTCTCGATCTAAAAGGTGTCGAGTTTGTACCTGTTGTTGTTCTAATGATCTTAATTGTGTTAATCGGTGTATACCCTAGTATTCTCAGCACACCGCTTCGCGCCACACTAGATACAATTATGCTTGGGTTAGGAGGGTGA
- a CDS encoding NADH-quinone oxidoreductase subunit D, with the protein MIRTEEMLLNVGPQHPSTHGVFRLVVKIDGEIITEAKPVIGYLHRGTEKLAENLQYTQIIPYTDRMDYVSAMTTNYVLCHAVETMMDLEIPERAEYLRVIAMELSRTASHLVWWGTFLLDIGAVSPFLFAFRDREMILDLLNELSGARLTFNYMRVGGVKWDAPDGWIQKVKEYVPYLREQMVGYHELVTGNEIFMNRVKGVGKYTAEDAINYSLTGAMLRCTGINYDVRKDEPYSIYDRFQFEPSVQQGGDAWARYHVRLGDIENSLKIIEQACEQFPEKGEILAKVPKIIKAPKGETFVKIESPRGEVGCYISSDGKKEPYRLKFRRPSFYNLQILSKLLKGENMANLVTILGSFDIILGEVDG; encoded by the coding sequence ATGATACGTACAGAAGAAATGTTGTTAAACGTGGGTCCTCAGCATCCAAGTACGCACGGTGTATTCCGACTTGTGGTAAAAATTGATGGGGAAATTATTACAGAAGCAAAGCCTGTCATCGGTTATTTACACCGTGGGACAGAAAAATTAGCTGAAAACCTGCAATATACCCAGATCATCCCTTACACAGACAGGATGGACTATGTATCTGCGATGACGACCAACTACGTCCTCTGCCATGCAGTTGAAACAATGATGGATCTTGAAATTCCAGAACGTGCGGAATATTTGCGAGTAATCGCAATGGAATTGAGTCGTACCGCAAGTCACCTTGTTTGGTGGGGTACTTTCTTGCTTGATATTGGGGCAGTAAGTCCGTTCCTGTTCGCATTCCGGGATCGTGAAATGATTCTTGATTTACTAAATGAATTATCTGGTGCACGCCTAACCTTTAACTATATGCGTGTTGGTGGGGTTAAGTGGGATGCTCCAGATGGCTGGATTCAGAAGGTAAAAGAATATGTTCCATACTTGCGTGAACAGATGGTAGGCTACCACGAACTTGTTACTGGGAATGAAATATTTATGAACCGTGTAAAAGGCGTTGGTAAGTATACTGCAGAAGATGCTATTAATTACTCGTTAACCGGAGCAATGCTTCGTTGCACTGGTATTAATTATGATGTTCGTAAAGATGAGCCATATTCAATTTATGATCGTTTTCAATTTGAACCATCTGTACAACAGGGTGGCGATGCCTGGGCACGCTACCATGTACGCTTAGGAGATATTGAAAACTCACTGAAGATCATTGAGCAAGCATGTGAGCAATTCCCTGAAAAAGGTGAGATTCTTGCAAAAGTGCCAAAGATTATTAAAGCACCTAAAGGTGAAACATTTGTAAAAATTGAATCACCTCGTGGAGAAGTTGGTTGCTATATCTCAAGTGACGGTAAAAAAGAACCATATCGCTTAAAATTCAGAAGACCATCATTCTATAATCTTCAAATTCTCTCGAAACTATTAAAAGGCGAAAATATGGCAAACCTCGTTACTATTTTAGGATCATTTGATATTATCCTTGGGGAGGTGGATGGCTAA